A genomic segment from Nocardiopsis sp. Huas11 encodes:
- a CDS encoding thioredoxin domain-containing protein translates to MSKNLGITLGLIMAAVIAAGLLVALNGRDGATDTPAAQPAPADQDPTTTPTAPADLLVREDSRYLDRVEDSPVTVVEFLDFECEACRAQFPVMEQIREDYDGRINMVIRYFPLPGHTNAEPAAAAVEAAARQGALEEMYARMYETQAEWGESQQPQDEVFEGFAEDLGLDVDEFVQDMESTDTEQRVASDFEDGVALGVQGTPTIFVNGRLAPSMPSHEVLSAMIDAELEG, encoded by the coding sequence ATGAGCAAGAACCTCGGTATCACCCTCGGCCTGATCATGGCCGCCGTCATCGCCGCCGGACTCCTCGTGGCCCTCAACGGCCGAGACGGCGCCACCGACACCCCCGCCGCCCAGCCCGCCCCCGCCGACCAGGACCCCACCACCACGCCCACCGCCCCCGCCGACCTGCTCGTGCGCGAGGACAGCCGCTACCTCGACCGGGTGGAGGACTCCCCGGTGACGGTCGTGGAGTTCCTCGACTTCGAGTGCGAGGCCTGCCGCGCCCAGTTCCCCGTGATGGAGCAGATCCGCGAGGACTACGACGGCCGGATCAACATGGTCATCCGCTACTTCCCCCTGCCCGGGCACACCAACGCCGAGCCCGCCGCCGCGGCGGTGGAGGCGGCCGCGCGCCAGGGCGCTCTGGAGGAGATGTACGCGCGGATGTACGAGACCCAGGCCGAGTGGGGCGAGTCCCAGCAGCCCCAGGACGAGGTGTTCGAGGGCTTCGCCGAGGACCTGGGCCTGGACGTGGACGAGTTCGTCCAGGACATGGAGTCGACCGACACCGAGCAGCGGGTGGCGTCGGACTTCGAGGACGGGGTCGCGCTCGGCGTCCAGGGCACGCCCACGATCTTCGTCAACGGGCGGCTCGCCCCGAGCATGCCCTCCCACGAGGTGCTCTCGGCGATGATCGACGCGGAGCTGGAGGGATGA
- a CDS encoding helix-turn-helix transcriptional regulator — protein sequence MTMNSTDACGARTEGVDAAEALFHSLSDATRLAIVRRLAEGEARVADLVAQLGLAQSTVSKHVACLRDCGLVDGRPEGRQVFYSLARPELLDLLAAAETVLAATGAAVALCPNYGPDSDGGAR from the coding sequence ATGACGATGAATAGTACCGACGCGTGCGGCGCGCGGACCGAGGGCGTCGACGCGGCCGAGGCGCTCTTCCACAGCCTCTCCGACGCGACCCGGCTGGCCATCGTGCGCCGCCTGGCCGAGGGCGAGGCCCGCGTGGCCGACCTGGTGGCCCAGCTGGGGCTGGCCCAGTCCACGGTGTCCAAGCACGTGGCGTGCCTGCGCGACTGCGGCCTGGTCGACGGGCGCCCCGAGGGGCGCCAGGTGTTCTACTCCCTGGCCCGACCCGAACTGCTCGACCTGCTCGCGGCCGCCGAGACGGTCCTGGCCGCGACCGGGGCCGCGGTCGCGCTGTGCCCCAACTACGGACCCGACAGCGACGGGGGTGCGCGATGA
- a CDS encoding cation-translocating P-type ATPase — translation MSDACCGGDEAPEPRGEEAAPARLWQVGELRFAAVAAALLLAGYGAGWAGAPDAAGLVLKAAALAVAGWTFVPGTVRRLAAGRIGVGTLMTVAAVGAVLLGEVGEAAMLAVLYTIAEGLEEYSVARTRRGLRALLDLVPDQARVLREGVERTVDPAELRVGDTLVVRPGERLATDGVVTSGHTSVDTSAITGESVPVEAGPGDEVFAGSINGTGVLEVGVTSTAADNSLARIVSIVEAEQSRKGTGQRLADRVARPLVPGVMIAAVLIAVVGSLFGDPLTWIERALVVLVAASPCALAISVPVTVVAAIGAASKHGSLVKGGAALEAMGRIRTVALDKTGTLTRNRPAVVETVPASGHSRERVLAVAAALEERSEHPLARAVLEAAPAPERAEDVEAVTGAGLTGTLRGRAVRLGRPGWIAAGPLAGDVARMQHEGATVVLVEDEGALLGALAVRDELRPEAADVVSALRCAGYRVVMLTGDNRATATALAGQAGIDPGDVHAELRPEDKSRIVGELRGQGPVAMVGDGVNDAPALATADLGVAMGAMGTDVAIETADVALMGEDLRHLPQVLAHARRSRAIMWQSVGLSLAIIIGLMPLALFGVLGLAAVVLVHEVAEVVVIGNGIRAGRTRALGLVSAATAPAREGEPARG, via the coding sequence ATGAGCGACGCGTGCTGCGGCGGGGACGAGGCCCCGGAGCCGCGGGGCGAGGAAGCGGCCCCCGCGCGACTGTGGCAGGTGGGCGAGCTCCGCTTCGCCGCCGTGGCCGCGGCGCTGCTGCTGGCCGGGTACGGCGCCGGGTGGGCCGGGGCCCCCGACGCGGCGGGCCTGGTCCTCAAGGCCGCCGCCCTGGCCGTGGCCGGATGGACGTTCGTTCCCGGCACGGTGCGCCGCCTGGCCGCGGGCAGGATCGGCGTGGGCACGCTGATGACCGTCGCGGCCGTCGGCGCCGTGCTGTTGGGCGAGGTGGGCGAGGCCGCGATGCTGGCGGTGCTCTACACCATCGCCGAAGGGCTGGAGGAGTACTCCGTGGCCCGCACCCGGCGCGGTCTGAGGGCGCTGCTGGACCTGGTCCCCGACCAGGCCAGGGTGCTGCGTGAAGGCGTGGAGCGCACCGTCGACCCGGCCGAGCTGCGGGTGGGCGACACGCTCGTGGTCCGTCCCGGGGAGCGCCTGGCCACGGACGGGGTCGTCACCTCTGGGCACACCAGCGTGGACACCTCGGCCATCACCGGCGAGTCCGTTCCCGTCGAGGCCGGCCCCGGGGACGAGGTGTTCGCCGGTTCCATCAACGGCACGGGTGTGCTCGAGGTGGGGGTGACCAGCACGGCCGCCGACAACTCCCTGGCGCGCATCGTCTCCATCGTGGAGGCCGAGCAGTCCCGTAAGGGCACCGGACAGCGCCTGGCCGACCGTGTCGCCAGGCCCCTGGTCCCCGGGGTGATGATCGCCGCGGTGCTCATCGCCGTCGTCGGTTCGCTGTTCGGCGACCCGCTGACCTGGATCGAACGCGCCCTGGTCGTGCTGGTGGCCGCCTCGCCGTGCGCGCTGGCGATCTCGGTCCCGGTCACCGTCGTGGCCGCGATCGGCGCCGCCTCCAAGCACGGCAGCCTGGTCAAGGGCGGTGCCGCGTTGGAGGCCATGGGCCGGATCAGGACCGTGGCGCTGGACAAGACCGGCACCCTGACCCGCAACCGCCCGGCCGTGGTGGAGACCGTCCCCGCGTCCGGGCACTCGCGCGAACGGGTGCTCGCGGTGGCGGCCGCCCTGGAGGAGCGCAGCGAACACCCGCTGGCCCGGGCCGTCCTGGAGGCGGCCCCCGCCCCGGAGCGCGCCGAGGACGTCGAAGCGGTCACCGGCGCCGGGCTCACCGGCACGCTGCGCGGCCGCGCGGTGCGGTTGGGCAGGCCGGGGTGGATCGCCGCCGGTCCGCTGGCCGGGGACGTGGCGCGGATGCAGCACGAGGGCGCCACCGTCGTCCTGGTCGAGGACGAGGGCGCCCTGCTCGGCGCCCTCGCGGTGCGCGACGAGTTGCGCCCCGAGGCGGCGGACGTCGTCTCGGCCCTGCGCTGTGCGGGCTACCGGGTGGTGATGCTGACCGGTGACAACCGTGCCACCGCCACCGCCCTGGCCGGGCAGGCGGGCATCGATCCCGGCGACGTGCACGCCGAACTGCGCCCCGAGGACAAGTCCCGCATCGTCGGCGAACTGCGCGGCCAGGGGCCGGTGGCGATGGTCGGCGACGGCGTCAACGACGCGCCCGCCCTGGCCACCGCCGACCTGGGCGTGGCGATGGGCGCCATGGGCACCGACGTGGCCATCGAGACCGCCGACGTGGCGCTGATGGGCGAGGACCTGCGCCACCTGCCCCAGGTCCTGGCGCACGCCCGCCGCTCCCGCGCGATCATGTGGCAGAGCGTGGGACTGTCGCTGGCCATCATCATCGGCCTGATGCCGCTGGCGCTGTTCGGGGTGCTCGGGCTCGCCGCGGTCGTCCTGGTGCACGAGGTGGCCGAGGTCGTGGTCATCGGCAACGGCATCCGTGCCGGACGCACCCGTGCCCTGGGGCTGGTCTCCGCCGCCACGGCCCCCGCCCGGGAAGGCGAGCCCGCACGGGGATGA
- a CDS encoding Ig-like domain-containing protein, whose amino-acid sequence MGTTPADPKRRHALGLLALGVLVATACSAPTPDTSGGEEPQPQPQETAAPQPAVRITPEDGASDVRPDLPVVVEAEQGTLTDVRVTTAGQEDTGADEMTGSFNDDETEWTSDWTLVPGADITVTATAETDDGERNEVTHAFSTLAATEGRRLELRSNFPTSGQTVGVGMPVIIDFDLPVENKARVESAMEVLSEEPVQGAWNWFGDQTAVFRPEEYWQPYQDVTVNLRLAGVQASEGVYGVENHRLEFSVGRSQVSTIDSDTKRMTVERDGEQIQDFPTSIGKADVERYTTTSGVHLTMEKYEELVMDSSTVGVPVDDPEGYEIEVEYAVRFSNSGEFTHAAPWNDQLGEANLSHGCPNLSTADAQWFYENSFLGDPLVVTGTDRELEVDNGWGYWQRSWDTWLAESATGTADDTGEPGTPGSPHGETD is encoded by the coding sequence ATGGGCACCACCCCTGCCGACCCGAAGAGGCGCCACGCGCTCGGCCTGCTCGCCCTGGGCGTCCTGGTCGCGACCGCGTGCTCGGCGCCGACGCCCGACACCTCGGGGGGCGAGGAGCCGCAGCCGCAGCCGCAGGAGACCGCCGCCCCACAGCCCGCCGTCCGTATCACCCCCGAGGACGGTGCGTCCGACGTCCGTCCGGACCTGCCCGTCGTCGTCGAGGCCGAGCAGGGCACGCTCACCGACGTGCGGGTCACGACGGCCGGCCAGGAGGACACCGGCGCCGACGAGATGACCGGCTCGTTCAATGACGACGAAACCGAGTGGACCAGCGACTGGACACTGGTTCCCGGCGCCGACATCACGGTGACCGCCACCGCCGAGACCGACGACGGGGAGCGGAACGAGGTCACCCACGCGTTCTCCACGCTCGCCGCGACCGAGGGCCGGCGCCTGGAACTGCGGTCGAACTTCCCCACCAGCGGACAGACCGTCGGTGTGGGCATGCCGGTCATCATCGACTTCGACCTGCCCGTAGAGAACAAGGCGCGGGTGGAGTCGGCGATGGAGGTGCTCTCCGAGGAGCCGGTGCAGGGCGCCTGGAACTGGTTCGGCGACCAGACCGCGGTCTTTCGCCCCGAGGAGTACTGGCAGCCCTACCAGGACGTCACCGTGAACCTGCGCCTGGCCGGGGTCCAGGCGAGCGAGGGCGTCTACGGCGTCGAGAACCACCGGCTCGAGTTCTCCGTCGGCCGGTCCCAGGTCAGCACCATCGACAGCGACACCAAGCGCATGACCGTCGAACGCGACGGCGAGCAGATCCAGGACTTCCCCACCAGCATCGGCAAGGCCGACGTCGAGCGCTACACCACCACCAGCGGCGTCCACCTCACCATGGAGAAGTACGAGGAGCTGGTCATGGACTCCTCCACCGTGGGGGTCCCGGTCGACGACCCCGAGGGCTACGAGATCGAGGTCGAGTACGCCGTGCGCTTCTCCAACAGCGGTGAGTTCACCCACGCCGCGCCGTGGAACGACCAGCTGGGCGAGGCCAACCTCAGCCACGGGTGCCCGAACCTGTCCACCGCCGACGCCCAGTGGTTCTACGAGAACTCCTTCCTGGGCGACCCGCTGGTCGTCACCGGGACCGACCGCGAACTCGAGGTCGACAACGGGTGGGGTTACTGGCAGCGCTCCTGGGACACCTGGCTGGCCGAGAGCGCCACCGGCACAGCCGACGACACCGGCGAGCCCGGCACCCCCGGCTCCCCGCACGGCGAGACGGACTGA
- a CDS encoding saccharopine dehydrogenase NADP-binding domain-containing protein, giving the protein MTGRILLLGATGYTGGLVLDALLRRGERPTLAGRRATALTALAERSGGLDHEVIDAAEPASLRGRLRPGDVLVTTVGPFERHGHHVARAAAEAGAHYVDSTGEVGFVRTLRDRHHERARETGSVMLPAFGYDYVPGLLAAALAAQQAGEAAHALDIGYYTTGSLRNGTSQGTRATMRDGLTLPSVRLHRHRLVEERTASRLRGFTVGGRRRPAFLVSGTEVLLLPDTCPELSDITVYNGCFGALSRPVSLLTALADAVTRLPGGGGLTELLTRPLAGGPPGGPDAAARARTRSHVVAVASTAGPRSTPLAEVHVEGPNPYTLTGELMAWAAQRLATGADAVPGVVGPVEAFGLDPFRDACAGMGLERV; this is encoded by the coding sequence ATGACCGGCCGCATCCTCCTGCTCGGCGCCACCGGCTACACCGGCGGCCTCGTCCTCGACGCCCTGCTGCGCCGCGGCGAGCGACCGACCCTGGCCGGACGCCGCGCCACCGCCCTGACCGCCCTCGCCGAACGCTCCGGCGGGCTCGACCACGAGGTGATCGACGCCGCCGAACCCGCGAGCCTGCGCGGACGACTGCGCCCCGGTGACGTCCTGGTCACCACCGTCGGCCCCTTCGAACGCCACGGCCACCACGTCGCCCGGGCCGCCGCCGAGGCCGGCGCCCACTACGTCGACTCCACCGGCGAAGTCGGCTTCGTCCGCACCCTGCGCGACCGGCACCACGAGCGCGCCCGCGAGACCGGCTCGGTGATGCTCCCCGCCTTCGGCTACGACTACGTCCCCGGCCTCCTCGCCGCGGCCCTGGCCGCTCAGCAGGCAGGCGAGGCCGCCCACGCCCTCGACATCGGCTACTACACCACCGGCTCGCTGCGCAACGGCACCAGCCAGGGCACCCGCGCCACCATGCGCGACGGCCTGACCCTGCCCTCGGTGCGGCTGCACCGACACCGGCTCGTCGAGGAACGCACCGCCTCCCGCCTGCGCGGATTCACAGTCGGAGGCCGCCGCCGACCCGCGTTCCTGGTCTCGGGCACCGAAGTGCTCCTGCTGCCCGACACCTGTCCCGAGCTGAGCGACATCACCGTCTACAACGGCTGCTTCGGCGCCCTCAGCCGACCGGTCTCCCTGCTGACGGCCCTCGCCGACGCCGTGACGCGGCTGCCCGGGGGCGGCGGGTTGACCGAGCTGCTCACCCGGCCGCTCGCCGGCGGTCCGCCCGGCGGCCCCGACGCGGCCGCACGCGCACGCACCCGCAGCCACGTCGTCGCCGTCGCCTCCACGGCGGGCCCGCGCAGCACCCCGCTGGCGGAGGTCCATGTCGAGGGTCCCAACCCGTACACGCTCACCGGTGAGCTCATGGCCTGGGCCGCCCAGCGCCTGGCCACCGGCGCCGACGCCGTGCCCGGGGTCGTCGGGCCGGTCGAGGCCTTCGGCCTGGACCCCTTCCGCGACGCCTGCGCCGGGATGGGCCTCGAACGCGTCTGA
- a CDS encoding NAD(P)H-quinone oxidoreductase, with amino-acid sequence MKAITIKEFGGPEVLEWNEVEDPVPAAGEVVVDVAATALNRADAIQRIGLYPVPEGASPYLGLEASGRISALGEGVSGWKVGDEVAALLTGGGYAQKVAVPVGQLLTVPAGVGLAEAASLPEAAATVWSNVFMTARLREGETLLVHGGAGGVGTLAIQIARARGARVVTTVGRPEQAARLRDLGADQVIDHRTEDFTEHGPYDVILDIIGGGYLARNLRSLATGGRLVIIGMQDGLEGPLNIAELLLRRASVHGTTLRSRPPEEKAAIVAEVQEQVWPLIEQGAVRPVIDRTLALSEAAQAHRLLEAGGHFGKFLLVDDDAR; translated from the coding sequence ATGAAGGCGATCACGATCAAGGAGTTCGGCGGTCCCGAGGTCCTGGAGTGGAACGAGGTCGAGGACCCCGTGCCCGCCGCCGGGGAGGTCGTCGTCGACGTGGCGGCCACCGCCCTCAACCGGGCCGACGCCATCCAGCGGATCGGCCTCTACCCCGTCCCCGAGGGCGCCTCGCCCTACCTCGGCCTGGAGGCCTCCGGCCGCATCAGCGCGCTCGGGGAGGGCGTGAGCGGGTGGAAGGTCGGTGACGAGGTCGCCGCCCTGCTCACCGGCGGTGGCTACGCGCAGAAGGTCGCCGTCCCCGTGGGCCAGCTGCTCACCGTTCCCGCGGGGGTCGGCCTGGCCGAGGCCGCGTCGCTGCCCGAGGCGGCCGCCACGGTGTGGTCCAACGTCTTCATGACCGCCCGCCTGCGCGAGGGCGAGACGCTCCTGGTGCACGGCGGCGCCGGGGGCGTCGGTACCCTGGCGATCCAGATCGCCAGGGCCAGGGGAGCCCGCGTCGTCACGACCGTCGGCCGCCCCGAACAGGCCGCACGGCTCCGGGACCTGGGCGCGGACCAGGTGATCGACCACCGCACCGAGGACTTCACCGAGCACGGTCCCTACGACGTCATCCTCGACATCATCGGCGGCGGGTACCTCGCACGCAACCTCCGCTCCCTGGCCACCGGCGGGCGCCTGGTCATCATCGGTATGCAGGACGGCCTGGAAGGACCGCTCAACATCGCCGAACTCCTGCTCAGGCGCGCCTCGGTCCACGGCACCACCCTGCGTTCGCGGCCCCCGGAGGAGAAGGCCGCCATCGTCGCCGAGGTGCAGGAGCAAGTCTGGCCCCTGATCGAGCAGGGGGCCGTACGGCCGGTCATCGACCGGACCCTGGCCCTGTCCGAGGCGGCCCAGGCACACAGGCTGCTGGAGGCCGGCGGGCACTTCGGCAAGTTCCTGCTCGTCGACGACGACGCACGCTGA
- a CDS encoding TetR/AcrR family transcriptional regulator, with protein MQRTSGKYHHGDLRAACLRAARELLEEDGGSGLSMRAVARRAGVSATAPYRHFEDRDSLVSAVAAQGYRELAARLAAAHPSPETPGDLAEVAVAYVRFALDHPSLFRTMFAEPCDPDDAERVAAGTAIWEYVHRIVVGVFPGADPGALSTAVWSLVHGLAFLHLDGKLDTTDAEAVAAQVRAAFHALLTATPTRA; from the coding sequence GTGCAGCGAACGAGCGGCAAGTACCACCACGGTGACCTGCGCGCCGCCTGCCTTCGCGCCGCCCGGGAGCTGCTGGAGGAGGACGGCGGCAGCGGGCTGTCCATGCGGGCGGTGGCGCGGCGCGCCGGGGTGTCGGCCACGGCGCCCTACCGCCACTTCGAGGACCGCGACTCGCTGGTCTCCGCGGTCGCCGCCCAGGGCTACCGCGAGCTCGCCGCCCGGCTGGCCGCGGCGCACCCCTCACCGGAGACCCCCGGCGACCTCGCCGAGGTCGCCGTCGCCTACGTCCGCTTCGCCCTCGACCACCCGTCCCTGTTCCGGACGATGTTCGCCGAACCCTGCGACCCCGACGACGCGGAACGGGTCGCCGCGGGCACCGCCATCTGGGAGTACGTGCACCGCATCGTCGTCGGCGTCTTCCCCGGCGCCGATCCCGGGGCGCTCTCCACCGCGGTGTGGTCCCTCGTCCACGGTCTGGCGTTCCTGCACCTGGACGGCAAACTCGACACCACCGACGCCGAGGCGGTGGCCGCCCAGGTCCGGGCCGCCTTCCACGCCCTGCTGACCGCCACCCCGACGCGCGCGTAG